The window TTGAAGATTCAAAGCTGGAATATGGAGATACTATTAATTTTCTTAATGATGAAACCATAAGAGGAATAAATTTTGATTCCCTATTAGCTATATCAGATCATCAATCTGTTTTAAAAAACCTATTGGATAGCTTGGAGGATTTCAGTCTAACAGAAGATACAATTAGACAAATTCACAGATCTTTAATGGAATCTCCTTTGGCTTGGGAAGCCGATTTTAGGCCTGAATTAGTTGGTAATTACAGAAACATTCCAACTATTGGATCAAGACAACCATATTTTGAAAACAAACATTACGCTCCTCACTACAACTTAGAAATAATAATGTCTTCCTATTTGGATATATTTAATTCAAAATTGAGTTTAATTGATAATACTGAATATGGCAAGCATTTGTTAACTCAGGTTACGTATTTCCACAATAAATTTTTGAATGAAATTCACCCGTTTGCAGATGGTAATGGCAGGGTATGTAGGATTTTAATCGGAGCAATTTTAATGTTAAATAATTGTCCTCCTATATTTCCTCGAATTACAAACCAAACTCAGCAGAAGAAATATATTTCAATTATTGTAAGATGTGAAAAAGAAGAAAGTGATGAACCGATGATGAAATACTTTGCTCTAGGAATGACAGAATATTTAGAATCAAGACTTGGTGATTAACCGATTTTTTGGCAACAAGCCTCGTTTTATTCTTCATGAATGGCCCGCACCTCTTGATATCAGCAGTGAACTGCTGGGTTAATGTGTCGGTCATGCCTACCTTTGGTAGGTAAACTATGGAATTGGATTTAAAGTCTGGAGACCTTCATTAAAAGGAGGAAGGATGAAATTAGAAGGAGGAATGACATCATTCTAAGGTTGAAGAGTTACAATTTCGAGAAGCTAGTTTTGATGTCGTCCGTACCTACGGCACTAATCAAAATCGATCTTGATTTTTGAGCCTAGCATTGAAATACCGGGTTAAGAAGTCCGTAATGCCTATGGCATTTGAAGGAAAGTCTGGAGACTTTGTGGGGAAGTTTGAAAACTACTTAGGCAAACAGTCCAAGTCTGAAGACTTGAACTAATAGGCAAAATTGAAAACTTGATCCAGTTGAAGGAAATTAGGATTGCAAATCCTGTTTATCTAATTCTCGAAATTGCAAATTTCGAGAAGCGGACATTTGGAATTAAAGTCTGGAGACTTATGAAGGGCAGTTTGAAAACTGCGATGTGGTAGGTCCAAGTCTCCAAAAAGGAGGTAAACCTCCCTGAAGGGAGGTAAATCTGAAGACTTGAACCAATTTGAGCTGCGGGTCGGGATAAATTTCGAGAAGCTGAGAAGCTGAATTCAGCTGCGCTGCACTTCGGTTAGCTCTTATATTTTAGGAGTTCGGTTTTTTCTATTTGTTCCATTTCGGTAATTCTCCGGTATGGTCAAAAAAGTTTTTTAGCATTTCAACTTGTTCTTTCATTTGGTCGATATTGCCATCTGTTACATACCAATAAATGTCAAGAGCGTCTGTTTTGTCTTTTATTAATTGATCAGTCTATAACACTCCCCATTTGTTGGACCAAAAGTATCAGTTGCTAAGTTAATTTATTTATTTGTTAATACTTCTTTAGTTGTCCTATTTCCCAAGGGTACCCTTGGGAAATAGGACAACTAACTTTTACTTTATGCTGCTTTTCGGGTTGGCCCATAATATCTTTCCCCAGGCTTCTCCCTAGTGGTATGATGAACCTTTTGGTTGTAATATTCAATATACCATTTGACACCTTTGAGCAGGTCATAACCGTCCTCGCTTGGGTTCAGATAGATGTAATCATACTTGATCGACTTCCAGAACCTTTCAATATATACATTGTCCAAAGCCCTTCCCTTTCCGTCCATTGATACTTTGATATCCAGCCCTTCAAGGTAATTGATCCATAAGGCTGATGTGTACTGGCTTCCCTGATCGGAATTGACTATCTCTGGCTTACCATTTTCTCTGATGGCCTCTTCGATTACCTGCTTACACCATTTGGCGTCCTGACTGTTGGATATACCCCATGACAGTATCCTTCTGCTGTAAACATCCATGACTGCGGTCAGGAACATAAACCCCTTCTGCATCGGAATGTAGGTGATATCGGTTACCCACACTTGGTTGGGCCTTTCAATCTTTAAGTTCCTGAGAAGATAAGGCCTGATATATTCACGCAAACCGGATTTGGTAAGGTTCTTCCTCCTGTAAAGGGTTTCCCTGCCCATCA is drawn from Belliella baltica DSM 15883 and contains these coding sequences:
- a CDS encoding Fic family protein, with protein sequence MLPEYLLKFNKILLKFQRKFPRTEWSNDFKNSLINDYSFFSARVEDSKLEYGDTINFLNDETIRGINFDSLLAISDHQSVLKNLLDSLEDFSLTEDTIRQIHRSLMESPLAWEADFRPELVGNYRNIPTIGSRQPYFENKHYAPHYNLEIIMSSYLDIFNSKLSLIDNTEYGKHLLTQVTYFHNKFLNEIHPFADGNGRVCRILIGAILMLNNCPPIFPRITNQTQQKKYISIIVRCEKEESDEPMMKYFALGMTEYLESRLGD
- a CDS encoding IS3 family transposase, encoding MKDRATLVCSDYKGLSIRKQCEVLEVPRSSLYYKPKGENEINLKLMGIMDRHLTDHPTEGVVSMVYLLTGLGFVVGPKRIRRLFRLMGRETLYRRKNLTKSGLREYIRPYLLRNLKIERPNQVWVTDITYIPMQKGFMFLTAVMDVYSRRILSWGISNSQDAKWCKQVIEEAIRENGKPEIVNSDQGSQYTSALWINYLEGLDIKVSMDGKGRALDNVYIERFWKSIKYDYIYLNPSEDGYDLLKGVKWYIEYYNQKVHHTTREKPGERYYGPTRKAA